A single genomic interval of Tsukamurella paurometabola harbors:
- a CDS encoding ABC transporter permease, with protein MTSTKDATAAHGAAPGYEPGHTLTVRVELARQLRRRRTLVMAALLAALPIVLIIALAVGTDDEGRGSGRPSMFDVATASGLNLTATVLIAGTGFLLVIPVALYFGDAVASEADWSSLRYLLAAPVPRTRLLVTKAIVALILSVASVALLTAVALAAGTLAYGWGPLQTPANTAIPAADGLWRLLLAAGFIIVSELATAGLALWLSTRTDAPLAAVGGAVGLTVIGSVLDQVTALGGLRAALPAHWQYAWTDLLQPSIEWAAMVQGVALSVSIAVVLFALAVRGFRTKDVVS; from the coding sequence ATGACCTCCACGAAGGATGCGACGGCCGCGCACGGCGCCGCGCCGGGATACGAGCCCGGGCACACCCTGACGGTCCGAGTGGAACTCGCCCGACAGCTGCGGCGCCGCCGCACGCTGGTGATGGCCGCGCTCCTCGCGGCGCTGCCGATCGTGCTCATCATCGCCCTCGCCGTGGGTACCGACGACGAGGGCCGCGGCAGCGGACGGCCGTCGATGTTCGACGTCGCGACCGCGTCGGGGCTGAACCTCACGGCGACGGTCCTCATCGCGGGCACCGGCTTCCTGCTGGTGATCCCGGTGGCCCTGTACTTCGGCGACGCCGTGGCCTCAGAGGCCGACTGGTCCTCGCTGCGGTACCTGCTGGCCGCGCCCGTCCCGCGCACGCGGCTCCTGGTGACGAAGGCGATCGTCGCGCTGATCCTGTCCGTGGCGTCGGTGGCGCTGCTCACGGCGGTCGCGCTCGCCGCGGGAACGCTCGCGTACGGCTGGGGTCCGCTGCAGACCCCCGCCAACACCGCGATCCCGGCGGCCGACGGCCTGTGGCGGCTGCTGCTCGCCGCCGGATTCATCATCGTGTCCGAGCTCGCGACCGCGGGGCTGGCGTTGTGGCTCTCGACCCGGACCGACGCGCCGCTCGCGGCGGTCGGCGGCGCCGTGGGCCTCACCGTGATCGGCAGCGTCCTCGATCAGGTCACCGCGCTCGGCGGCCTGCGCGCCGCGCTGCCGGCGCACTGGCAGTACGCCTGGACCGACCTGCTGCAGCCGAGCATCGAATGGGCCGCGATGGTCCAGGGCGTCGCCCTCTCGGTGAGCATCGCGGTCGTCCTCTTCGCCCTCGCGGTCCGTGGCTTCCGGACGAAGGACGTCGTCAGCTGA
- the paaZ gene encoding phenylacetic acid degradation bifunctional protein PaaZ: MDSRMVESYACGRWHRAADEGRAVISPVDGTEVARVSSTGLDVAAMAAYARETGGPALAELTFHERAAALKTLGLTLMAGKGEFYAESARTGATERDSAVDIDGGFGTLLSYASKSKRELPNDVIHLDGPVELLGKKGTFLARHVHTSRRGVAVQINAYNFPVWGFLEKLAPAFIAGVPSIVKPATQTAYLTELVFRRIIESGLLPEGSVQLLCGDPAPLLDALGGQDSVAFTGSAHTAATLRAHPALVANSVHFTAEADSLNASVLGADVTIDAPEFELYVTQLTTEMTVKAGQKCTAIRRALVPEAMVDAVIEAARARLGRVVVGAPGAEGVTMGPVVSAAQRTDVLAAVDKLRGAAELVVGDPDDFTVVGGDPAIGAYLPPMLLRGTDPEAPELHEIEAFGPVATVIGYRDTAHAVDLIARGGGSLVASLVTADPQLAREVLLGIAPYHGRLLVLNAEDARESTGHGSPLPVLVHGGPGRAGGGEELGGIRGVLHHMQRTAIQGTPEVLAATTGQWVAGAPRTEGDEHPFRKSLAELRIGDTIVGGPRTVTLADIGHFADFTGDTFYAHTDPAAAAANPLFGGIVAHGYLVVSLAAGLFVDPAPGPVLANFGVDSLRFLTPVRADDALTVTLTAKQITPRSGADYGEVRWDAVVTNQDGAPVATYDVLTLVAKTRDGGEER; the protein is encoded by the coding sequence ATGGACAGCAGGATGGTGGAGAGCTACGCGTGCGGCCGGTGGCACCGGGCGGCGGACGAGGGCCGGGCGGTGATCAGCCCGGTCGACGGGACCGAGGTCGCGCGGGTCTCGTCGACCGGGCTGGACGTCGCCGCGATGGCGGCCTACGCCCGGGAGACGGGCGGACCCGCGCTCGCCGAGCTGACCTTCCACGAGCGGGCCGCGGCACTCAAGACGCTCGGCCTGACCCTGATGGCGGGCAAAGGGGAGTTCTACGCCGAGTCCGCCCGTACCGGCGCCACCGAGCGCGACTCCGCCGTCGACATCGACGGCGGCTTCGGGACCCTCCTCAGCTACGCGAGCAAGTCCAAGCGTGAACTCCCCAACGACGTGATCCACCTCGACGGGCCGGTCGAGCTGCTCGGCAAGAAGGGCACGTTCCTGGCCCGGCACGTCCACACATCGCGCCGCGGCGTCGCCGTGCAGATCAACGCGTACAACTTCCCCGTCTGGGGCTTCCTCGAAAAGCTCGCCCCGGCCTTCATCGCCGGCGTGCCGAGCATCGTCAAGCCCGCGACCCAGACCGCCTACCTCACCGAACTCGTCTTCCGCCGGATCATCGAATCCGGTCTGCTCCCCGAAGGGTCCGTGCAACTGCTGTGCGGCGATCCGGCGCCGCTCCTCGACGCCCTGGGCGGACAGGACTCGGTCGCCTTCACCGGCTCCGCGCACACCGCGGCGACGCTGCGCGCACACCCCGCTCTCGTGGCGAACAGCGTGCACTTCACCGCGGAGGCCGATTCGCTCAACGCCTCCGTCCTCGGCGCGGACGTCACCATCGACGCGCCCGAGTTCGAGCTCTACGTCACGCAGCTCACGACCGAGATGACCGTCAAGGCAGGGCAGAAGTGCACCGCCATCCGCCGCGCGCTCGTGCCGGAGGCGATGGTCGACGCGGTCATCGAGGCGGCCCGGGCACGACTGGGCCGCGTGGTGGTCGGCGCCCCGGGCGCCGAGGGCGTCACCATGGGCCCCGTCGTCTCGGCGGCGCAGCGCACCGACGTCCTCGCGGCCGTCGACAAACTCCGCGGCGCCGCCGAACTCGTCGTCGGCGACCCCGACGATTTCACGGTCGTGGGCGGGGACCCGGCGATCGGCGCGTACCTACCGCCGATGCTGCTGCGCGGCACCGACCCCGAGGCGCCCGAGCTGCACGAGATCGAGGCCTTCGGGCCCGTGGCGACCGTCATCGGCTACCGCGACACCGCCCACGCCGTCGACCTGATCGCCCGCGGCGGCGGCAGCCTCGTCGCTTCTCTCGTGACGGCCGATCCGCAGCTCGCGCGGGAGGTCCTGCTCGGGATCGCGCCGTACCACGGCCGGCTCCTGGTCCTCAACGCCGAGGACGCCCGCGAATCCACCGGCCACGGCTCGCCGCTTCCCGTGCTGGTGCACGGCGGCCCCGGCCGTGCCGGCGGCGGCGAGGAGCTCGGCGGCATCCGCGGCGTGCTGCACCACATGCAGCGCACCGCGATCCAGGGAACCCCGGAGGTGCTCGCCGCCACGACGGGCCAGTGGGTCGCCGGCGCGCCGCGCACGGAGGGCGACGAGCACCCGTTCCGCAAGTCCCTGGCCGAGCTCCGGATCGGCGACACCATCGTGGGCGGACCGCGCACCGTCACCCTCGCGGACATCGGTCACTTCGCGGACTTCACGGGCGACACCTTCTACGCCCACACCGACCCGGCGGCCGCGGCGGCGAATCCGCTGTTCGGCGGCATCGTCGCACACGGCTACCTCGTGGTCTCACTGGCTGCCGGCCTGTTCGTCGACCCCGCTCCCGGCCCCGTCCTGGCGAACTTCGGCGTCGATTCGCTCCGCTTCCTCACCCCGGTGCGCGCGGACGACGCGCTGACCGTGACGCTCACCGCGAAGCAGATCACCCCGCGTAGCGGTGCGGATTACGGCGAGGTGCGGTGGGACGCCGTGGTCACCAACCAGGACGGGGCGCCGGTCGCCACGTACGACGTGCTGACGCTCGTCGCCAAGACCCGGGACGGCGGCGAGGAGCGATGA
- a CDS encoding alpha/beta fold hydrolase produces the protein MPPPRALRGAAARPLVTGAALVAVAIILAAFAGCGLGGNRAPSFQRTDLTIGGAGVRLDASFFRPDGAGPAPAVLLAHGFGGSKEDVRDEAEQLANRGYAVLTYTARGFGKSTGLVGLDSPDAEVADARALVDWLAARPDVRQDGPGDPRVGVAGGSYGGALALLLAGLDKRVDAIAPRITYWDLERALFPGGVYKKQWAGILFTMGGGCARFEPAVCEMYTRIAQGGALTDADRDLLAARSPASVGADIRVPTYLAQGELDSLFPLDHADAAARRIAANGAPVAVDWIAGGHDAGSAEDARVNARTAEWFDRYLKGDDAPTVPAFQVSRSGGVDRETGERTVRTSTADAYPGLDGTITRTVALPGGPQQAEDPAGGAPPSISGVPGLGGLASSAAALGSFGLSRDLPTQAAVLDSEPLSGPVTVTGSPTVTIRVDSLAPEAVLFAKLYDVGPEGGQILPQQLAAPIRIPVTGGSATATIRLPVIDHEFAAGHRMRLALATTDLAYLTPSAPATHTISVTSPLTLPEVPALKTAPAPLPTWVWVLPVVALAIAAALLLVRRPRSAEPADPALADVALQVTGLSKKYAGGDGYSVRDVTFRVDRGQVLGLLGPNGAGKTTTLRMLMGLITPDEGGIRVFGHAIRPGAPVLSRVGAFVEGAGFLPHLSGRANLDLYWRATGRPAEEAHLEEALAIADLGSALERPVRTYSQGMRQRLAIAQAMLGLPDVLVLDEPTNGLDPSQIREMRDAIVRYGSTGRTVIVSSHLLAEVEQTCTHVVVLRRGELIAAGTVDEIVQAGEHGGSRTLEDAFLQLTGDEA, from the coding sequence GTGCCCCCACCTCGCGCTCTGCGCGGCGCCGCAGCGCGCCCGCTCGTCACCGGTGCGGCGCTGGTCGCCGTCGCGATCATCCTCGCGGCGTTCGCCGGCTGCGGCCTGGGCGGGAACAGAGCACCGTCGTTCCAGCGCACCGACCTGACGATCGGCGGTGCCGGCGTCCGGCTCGACGCCTCCTTCTTCCGGCCCGACGGTGCCGGGCCCGCCCCCGCGGTGCTCCTCGCGCACGGCTTCGGCGGTTCCAAGGAGGACGTGCGCGACGAGGCCGAGCAGCTCGCGAACCGGGGTTACGCGGTCCTCACGTACACCGCGCGGGGCTTCGGGAAGTCGACGGGGCTCGTGGGACTCGACTCCCCCGACGCCGAGGTCGCGGACGCCCGCGCACTCGTCGACTGGCTCGCCGCGCGCCCCGACGTGCGGCAGGACGGCCCCGGCGATCCGCGGGTCGGCGTCGCGGGCGGTAGCTACGGCGGGGCCCTCGCACTGCTCCTGGCCGGGCTCGACAAGCGCGTCGACGCCATCGCGCCGCGGATCACCTATTGGGACCTCGAGCGCGCACTCTTCCCCGGCGGCGTCTACAAGAAGCAGTGGGCGGGCATCCTGTTCACGATGGGCGGCGGTTGCGCGAGGTTCGAGCCGGCCGTCTGCGAGATGTACACGCGGATCGCGCAGGGCGGCGCCCTCACCGACGCCGACCGGGACCTCCTGGCGGCGCGGAGCCCGGCGTCGGTGGGCGCCGATATCCGTGTGCCCACCTACCTCGCGCAGGGCGAGCTCGACTCCCTGTTCCCGCTGGACCACGCTGACGCGGCGGCCCGTCGCATCGCCGCCAACGGTGCGCCCGTCGCCGTCGACTGGATCGCCGGCGGCCACGACGCGGGCAGCGCCGAGGACGCCAGGGTGAACGCCCGGACCGCCGAGTGGTTCGACCGTTACCTCAAGGGCGACGACGCTCCGACGGTCCCCGCGTTCCAGGTGTCCCGCTCGGGCGGCGTCGACCGGGAGACCGGCGAGCGCACAGTGCGCACATCGACCGCCGACGCCTACCCGGGGCTCGACGGCACCATCACGCGGACCGTCGCCCTCCCCGGCGGCCCGCAGCAGGCGGAGGACCCGGCAGGCGGTGCGCCGCCGTCGATCTCGGGGGTCCCGGGACTGGGCGGCCTCGCCTCCTCCGCGGCCGCGCTGGGCTCGTTCGGGCTCTCGCGCGATCTGCCGACGCAGGCGGCGGTCCTCGACTCCGAGCCGCTGAGCGGACCCGTCACCGTCACCGGTAGCCCCACGGTGACGATCAGGGTCGATTCGCTCGCGCCCGAGGCGGTGCTGTTCGCCAAGCTCTACGACGTGGGCCCCGAGGGCGGCCAGATCCTGCCGCAACAGCTCGCCGCGCCGATCCGCATACCCGTGACCGGCGGTTCGGCGACCGCGACGATCCGGCTTCCCGTCATCGACCACGAGTTCGCGGCAGGGCACCGGATGCGCCTGGCGCTCGCGACCACCGACCTCGCCTACCTCACGCCGAGCGCGCCCGCGACGCACACGATCTCGGTGACGAGCCCACTGACGCTTCCCGAGGTTCCGGCGTTGAAAACCGCCCCGGCGCCCTTGCCGACCTGGGTGTGGGTGCTGCCGGTCGTCGCGCTGGCCATCGCCGCGGCACTGCTGCTGGTACGCCGACCACGGTCCGCCGAACCCGCCGACCCGGCACTCGCCGACGTCGCGCTGCAGGTTACCGGGCTGTCCAAGAAGTACGCGGGCGGCGACGGATACAGCGTGCGCGACGTGACCTTCCGGGTGGACCGGGGCCAGGTCCTGGGCCTGCTGGGGCCCAACGGCGCCGGCAAGACGACGACGCTGCGCATGCTGATGGGCCTCATCACGCCCGACGAGGGCGGGATCCGGGTCTTCGGGCACGCGATCCGCCCGGGTGCCCCGGTGCTCTCGCGCGTCGGCGCGTTCGTCGAGGGCGCGGGCTTCCTGCCGCACCTGTCGGGCCGCGCGAATCTGGACCTGTACTGGCGCGCGACCGGCCGCCCCGCGGAGGAGGCGCATCTGGAGGAGGCACTCGCGATCGCCGACCTCGGCTCCGCCCTGGAGCGCCCCGTGCGCACGTACTCGCAGGGTATGCGGCAGCGCCTCGCGATCGCGCAGGCGATGCTCGGCCTGCCCGACGTGCTGGTCCTCGACGAGCCGACGAACGGCCTCGATCCGTCGCAGATCCGCGAAATGCGGGACGCGATCGTGCGCTACGGGTCCACCGGCCGCACCGTGATCGTCTCCAGCCACCTGTTGGCCGAGGTCGAGCAGACCTGCACGCACGTCGTGGTGCTGCGCCGCGGCGAGCTGATCGCCGCCGGCACCGTCGACGAGATCGTGCAGGCGGGCGAGCACGGCGGCTCCCGCACCCTCGAAGACGCGTTCCTCCAGCTGACGGGAGACGAGGCATGA
- a CDS encoding enoyl-CoA hydratase/isomerase family protein encodes MDSATLTVTDGLAVLTLNRPQAANALDLSLKTALLDGVRAIAADDTVRAVLIRAEGRNFCVGQDLGEHADALSLSPERAMGTVAEHYNPLIAGITALEVPVVAAVQGACVGAGLGLALAADVVVAAEGATFATAFTAIGLASDSGLTRSLIDAIGAVRTRAFLLLGDRITAAQALDWGLIAQVAPDGEAAATAEAVARQLAAGPTAAFAAAKSLIAASLPPLDEALERERAAAGPLAGTADHRGAVEAFLAKRRPEFTGR; translated from the coding sequence ATGGATTCCGCCACCCTCACCGTCACGGACGGCCTCGCCGTGCTCACGCTCAACCGCCCGCAGGCCGCCAACGCACTCGACCTGTCGCTCAAGACCGCACTGCTCGACGGTGTCCGGGCGATCGCCGCCGACGACACGGTCCGGGCGGTGCTGATCCGCGCCGAGGGCCGCAACTTCTGCGTGGGCCAGGACCTCGGGGAGCACGCGGACGCGCTGAGCCTGTCGCCCGAGCGCGCCATGGGCACCGTCGCCGAGCACTACAACCCCCTCATCGCCGGCATCACCGCCCTCGAGGTCCCGGTGGTCGCCGCCGTCCAGGGCGCCTGCGTCGGCGCCGGACTGGGACTCGCACTCGCCGCCGACGTGGTGGTCGCGGCCGAGGGCGCGACGTTCGCGACCGCGTTCACCGCCATCGGCCTCGCGTCCGACTCCGGGCTCACCCGCTCGCTGATCGACGCCATCGGCGCGGTACGCACACGGGCTTTCCTCCTGCTCGGCGACCGGATCACGGCAGCGCAGGCCCTCGACTGGGGCCTCATCGCGCAGGTCGCGCCCGACGGTGAGGCCGCCGCCACCGCGGAGGCCGTCGCACGCCAGCTCGCCGCGGGTCCCACTGCGGCGTTCGCCGCCGCGAAGTCGCTCATCGCGGCCTCGCTCCCGCCGCTCGACGAGGCGCTCGAGCGCGAGCGCGCCGCCGCTGGACCGCTCGCCGGCACGGCCGACCACCGCGGGGCGGTCGAGGCGTTCCTCGCCAAGCGCCGCCCCGAGTTCACCGGTCGCTGA
- a CDS encoding maleylpyruvate isomerase family mycothiol-dependent enzyme, producing MDEQQAWRVIAAQRLAIADLLDGLTPEQWAAPSLCAGWTITDVAGHLAAVLRPASAGAMASAAIRARGRLHGMIDLLSREAAAEYGTRSAAMLRDEADNSALPRLTNWRNIVFDTQIHAQDIARPLGLRLPVDTAAAAQGAERIWRVGYLFGARKRFAGLRFVATDVGWSAGDGPVVRGPIADLLLVLSGRPAGLAGLDGAGARAAAERLGVAG from the coding sequence ATGGACGAACAACAGGCGTGGCGGGTGATCGCGGCGCAGCGCCTGGCGATCGCGGACCTCCTCGATGGATTGACGCCGGAGCAGTGGGCCGCGCCCTCGCTGTGTGCGGGCTGGACGATCACGGACGTCGCGGGACACCTCGCCGCGGTGCTGCGTCCCGCGTCGGCGGGCGCCATGGCCTCGGCGGCGATCCGCGCGCGCGGGCGGCTGCACGGCATGATCGACCTGCTCTCCCGGGAGGCCGCGGCCGAGTACGGCACACGATCCGCCGCGATGCTGCGCGACGAGGCCGACAACTCCGCGCTGCCACGATTGACGAACTGGCGGAACATCGTGTTCGACACGCAGATCCACGCCCAGGACATCGCCCGCCCGCTCGGACTGCGGCTGCCCGTCGATACCGCTGCCGCGGCGCAGGGCGCCGAGCGGATCTGGCGGGTCGGCTACTTGTTCGGTGCGCGGAAGAGGTTCGCGGGATTGCGATTCGTCGCCACCGACGTCGGGTGGTCCGCCGGTGACGGGCCCGTCGTGCGCGGTCCGATCGCCGACCTGCTGCTGGTGCTCTCCGGCAGGCCCGCCGGGCTGGCCGGGCTCGACGGTGCCGGCGCACGTGCCGCCGCCGAACGGCTCGGGGTCGCCGGATGA
- the paaI gene encoding hydroxyphenylacetyl-CoA thioesterase PaaI, whose product MSASVRAGECEPAQSMFAADTASRALGIEVVDLRPGTATTTVAVGEAMVNGHGITHGGYVFLLADTTFALACNSRGDAAVAARADIRFLRATRLGDVLTATAVERERFGRNGLYDVTVRRGDEVIAEFRGDSRTIASGA is encoded by the coding sequence ATGAGCGCGTCCGTGCGGGCCGGGGAGTGCGAGCCCGCGCAGTCCATGTTCGCGGCCGATACCGCGTCTCGCGCGCTGGGCATCGAGGTCGTCGACCTTCGGCCCGGCACCGCGACCACGACGGTGGCGGTAGGCGAGGCCATGGTCAACGGTCACGGGATCACTCACGGCGGCTACGTCTTCCTGCTCGCCGACACCACTTTCGCCCTCGCGTGCAACTCGCGGGGCGACGCGGCCGTGGCCGCGCGTGCCGACATCCGTTTCCTCCGCGCCACTCGGCTCGGCGACGTGCTCACCGCGACCGCGGTGGAGCGGGAGCGGTTCGGCCGCAACGGCCTCTACGACGTCACGGTGCGCCGCGGCGACGAGGTGATCGCCGAGTTCCGCGGCGACAGCCGCACCATCGCATCCGGGGCCTGA
- a CDS encoding TetR/AcrR family transcriptional regulator, producing MSTTPVRRRTGSPGRPGYDLDTLLAVAVRVFNERGYDATSMDVLARNLGLTKSSIYHHVSGKEELLELALNRALSGLFAVITEPGATTGPSVDRLEYVLRRSVEVLVAELPYVTLLLRVRGNSDVERRALARRREFDAVIADLVAGAVDEGDVRADADPAVTSRLLFGMVNSLIEWYRPRADHPVGEVADALVAIAFDGLRRN from the coding sequence ATGAGCACCACACCCGTCCGGCGTCGCACCGGCTCACCGGGGCGTCCCGGCTACGACCTCGACACGTTGCTCGCGGTCGCGGTCCGCGTGTTCAACGAACGCGGCTACGACGCCACCAGCATGGACGTGCTGGCGAGGAACCTCGGTCTGACGAAGTCCTCGATCTACCACCACGTCTCCGGCAAGGAAGAGCTTCTCGAGCTCGCGCTCAACCGCGCCCTGAGCGGATTGTTCGCCGTGATCACCGAGCCGGGAGCGACCACCGGGCCGTCGGTGGACCGGCTGGAGTACGTGCTGCGTCGGAGTGTTGAAGTGCTGGTGGCGGAGCTGCCGTATGTGACGCTGCTGCTGCGGGTGCGTGGGAATTCGGATGTGGAGCGGCGCGCCCTCGCCCGCCGCCGCGAGTTCGACGCCGTCATCGCGGACCTGGTTGCGGGCGCTGTGGACGAGGGCGACGTGCGTGCGGACGCCGATCCGGCGGTGACGAGCCGCCTCCTGTTCGGCATGGTCAACTCGCTGATCGAGTGGTACCGCCCGCGCGCGGATCACCCCGTCGGCGAGGTCGCCGACGCGCTCGTCGCGATCGCCTTCGACGGCCTGCGCCGGAACTGA
- a CDS encoding 3-hydroxyacyl-CoA dehydrogenase family protein has translation MSTAPSTVGVVGGGRMGAGIAQVFATLGSSVVIAENGDRAAATERVATGLRRAAERDKLGGAAPDEVLARVAVAAGIDELPADADLVVEAVPEIIDLKLDVLHRVEGVVGPQCVIASNTSSLSIAVLAAVLDAPARLVGMHFFNPVPASTLVEIIRTPDTDDAVVDRVRGWVELLGKQEVLVNDSPGFATSRLGVCLGLEAIRMLEEGVADAESIDRAMELGYRHPMGPLRSTDLVGLDVRLAIAEHLAVTLGERFAPPQLLRDMVARGDLGRKTGRGFHTWP, from the coding sequence ATGAGCACAGCACCATCGACCGTGGGCGTCGTGGGCGGGGGCCGGATGGGCGCGGGCATCGCGCAGGTCTTCGCCACGCTCGGCTCCTCCGTCGTGATCGCCGAGAACGGCGACCGCGCCGCCGCGACGGAGCGGGTCGCCACCGGGCTGCGGCGCGCCGCCGAACGCGACAAGCTCGGCGGCGCGGCGCCCGACGAGGTACTCGCGCGGGTCGCCGTCGCCGCCGGGATCGACGAGCTCCCCGCCGACGCGGACCTGGTCGTCGAGGCCGTGCCCGAGATCATCGACCTCAAGCTCGACGTGCTGCACCGCGTCGAGGGTGTCGTCGGACCGCAGTGCGTGATCGCGAGCAACACGAGCTCGCTGTCCATCGCGGTCCTCGCGGCCGTCCTGGACGCCCCGGCGCGCCTCGTGGGCATGCACTTCTTCAACCCCGTACCGGCGTCGACGCTCGTCGAGATCATCCGTACCCCGGACACCGACGACGCCGTGGTGGACCGTGTGCGCGGCTGGGTGGAGCTGCTGGGCAAACAGGAGGTGCTGGTCAACGACTCCCCCGGCTTCGCCACCAGCCGGCTCGGCGTGTGCCTGGGCCTCGAGGCGATCCGCATGCTCGAAGAGGGCGTGGCCGACGCCGAGTCGATCGACCGGGCCATGGAACTCGGCTACCGCCATCCCATGGGCCCGCTGCGGTCCACGGACCTCGTGGGCCTCGACGTCCGGCTCGCCATCGCCGAGCACCTCGCCGTGACGTTGGGCGAGCGATTCGCACCACCGCAGTTGCTGCGCGACATGGTCGCCCGCGGCGACCTCGGTCGCAAGACCGGCCGAGGCTTCCACACCTGGCCCTGA
- a CDS encoding MarR family winged helix-turn-helix transcriptional regulator, whose amino-acid sequence MEARAMAAAREAGYTDITLAQARIGQRIGPGGTRLTDLADQAQVTKQTAGFLVDQLERAGYVERVPDPADGRARLIRLSPRGSGVAAAANAEVARVEREWEEHLGADTYQELRSALLSLREITDPYR is encoded by the coding sequence ATGGAGGCGCGCGCCATGGCCGCCGCGCGGGAGGCGGGTTACACCGACATCACTCTCGCCCAGGCACGCATCGGACAGCGGATCGGCCCCGGCGGCACCCGCCTCACGGACCTCGCGGACCAGGCGCAGGTGACCAAACAGACGGCGGGCTTCCTCGTCGATCAGCTCGAGCGCGCCGGCTACGTCGAGCGCGTCCCCGATCCCGCCGACGGCCGGGCCCGCCTCATCCGCCTGTCGCCGCGCGGCTCGGGCGTCGCGGCGGCCGCCAACGCCGAGGTCGCCCGGGTCGAGCGGGAGTGGGAGGAGCACCTCGGCGCCGACACGTACCAGGAGCTGCGGTCGGCACTCCTGAGTCTGCGCGAGATCACGGACCCCTACCGCTGA
- a CDS encoding enoyl-CoA hydratase/isomerase family protein — protein sequence MTDALPATVPDLRAVSLDRTEDRYVVTLDRPEARNAIDAAMIDDLHAVCGLIEADPAPVLLTGAGDHFAGGADIGELRERGRDQALAGINRSLFDRFAALPLPTVAAVSGYALGGGAELSYACDVRIASETAVFGNPEPGLGIVAAAGATYRLPALIGQSMAKQVLLAGRTFDAATALRCGLVMDVVPAGEHVAAAHRVIDRITASSPLALRLTKAIVDGTGRVEDIAQAVLFETADKRDRMTAFLERRNRR from the coding sequence ATGACCGACGCCCTTCCGGCGACCGTTCCCGACCTCCGCGCTGTCAGTCTCGACCGCACCGAGGACCGGTACGTCGTGACACTCGACCGCCCCGAGGCGCGCAACGCGATCGACGCCGCGATGATCGACGACCTGCACGCCGTGTGCGGCCTGATCGAGGCGGATCCCGCCCCCGTTCTGCTCACCGGCGCGGGAGACCACTTCGCCGGCGGCGCCGACATCGGGGAATTGCGCGAGCGGGGGCGCGACCAGGCTCTCGCCGGGATCAACCGCTCGCTGTTCGACCGCTTCGCCGCACTCCCCCTGCCCACGGTCGCCGCGGTGAGCGGGTACGCGCTCGGGGGCGGCGCGGAGCTCAGCTACGCCTGCGACGTCCGGATCGCCTCCGAGACCGCCGTCTTCGGCAATCCGGAGCCGGGTCTCGGTATCGTGGCCGCGGCCGGCGCCACCTACCGGCTGCCCGCCCTGATCGGACAGTCGATGGCCAAGCAGGTCCTGCTCGCGGGCCGCACGTTCGACGCCGCGACCGCACTCCGATGCGGGTTGGTCATGGATGTCGTCCCCGCCGGCGAACACGTCGCCGCCGCCCACCGGGTCATCGACCGCATCACCGCCTCGTCCCCGCTCGCGCTGCGCCTGACCAAGGCGATCGTCGACGGCACGGGACGCGTCGAGGACATCGCCCAGGCGGTGCTGTTCGAGACCGCCGACAAGCGTGACCGCATGACCGCGTTCCTGGAGCGGAGGAACCGCCGATGA